A part of Syngnathoides biaculeatus isolate LvHL_M chromosome 21, ASM1980259v1, whole genome shotgun sequence genomic DNA contains:
- the gba2 gene encoding non-lysosomal glucosylceramidase isoform X1 produces the protein MAEDWGERSTAELMSRYLPKEMGHGVPLAGWRICLAHEFKEKRRPFQAKDVSLANIVEHTGLGIRYLKWWYKKTQVERKAPFIDMFRAQPLRQIYGAPLGGIGGGTITRGWRGEFCRWQLTPGMYQYKTVAANQFTVCLRRGGQTVYQQVLSVERPPTLQGWNWGFCGEYAFYHALYPRAWTVYHLPGQNVTLTCRQVSPVIPHDYQDSCLPVAVFVWDVENKNDFALDVTIMFTMVNGSGHKDDKGGGHWNEPFHLEKEGEAVSGVLLHHSSAVNPYTLCIAAQEQPNREVSHQTAFSPKGTCCGLWSDLITDGRLDSPAGSSPPTPKGEKVAAALAVGCSVLPQRRNTLEFCLAWDMPKITFGSRETQHHRRYTRYFGSEGDASPSLSHYALAHYKVWEEKIEEWQASVLRDSSLPSWYKSALFNELYYVADGGTVWTELREDADVSGGVRGEDGGLPAQPAVIKEYGRFAYLEGQEYRMYNTYDVHFYASFALIMLWPKLALSMQYDIAGSVVQQDLTERLHLMSGKYAAVKAKNVVPHDIGDPDDEPWQRVNAYLIHDTAFWKDLNLKFVLQVYRDYHLTQDEQYLRDMWPICQYSLRSLRQAVMESELEFDLDGDGLIENSGFPDQTYDGWTVTGPSAYCGGLWLASLCVMCKMASLLDNQAAAQQRYRDILDRGSVAFDKLLWNGKYYNYDSSERDLSNSVMSDQCAGHWFLRASGLGEGDFQVFPRENIRAALQTVFDLNVMSFAGGQMGAVNGMRPEGAVDRSSVQSDEVWIGVVYGLAATMIHEGMLSEGMRTAEGCYRVVWERLGMAFQTPEAYCEKAIYRSLAYMRPLSIWAMQLALSRSRDDRQAGGGEGASQ, from the exons ATGGCTGAAGATTGGGGGGAGAGATCCACAGCGGAGCTCATGAGCAGGTACCTGCCCAAGGAAATGGGGCACGGGGTACCCCTGGCTGGGTGGCGCATCTGCTTGGCCCATGAGTTCAAGGAGAAGAGGAGGCCTTTTCAGGCAAAGGATGTGTCCCTGGCGAACATTGTGGAGCACACTGGCCTTGGAATCAG GTATTTAAAATGGTGGTACAAGAAGACGCAGGTAGAAAGGAAGGCGCCGTTCATCGACATGTTTCGCGCACAGCCTTTGCGGCAGATATACG GTGCCCCCCTCGGCGGTATCGGAGGAGGGACTATCACCAGAGGTTGGAGGGGGGAGTTTTGTCGGTGGCAGCTCACCCCCGGGATGTATCAGTACAAGACTGTCGCAGCTAATCAG TTTACCGTGTGTTTGCGTCGCGGGGGGCAAACGGTTTACCAGCAGGTGCTCTCGGTCGAGCGCCCGCCGACGCTGCAAGGCTGGAACTGGGGGTTCTGCGGCGAGTATGCCTTCTATCACGCCCTGTACCCCCGCGCCTGGACCGTCTACCACCTGCCGGGGCAAAACGTCACGCTCACTTGCAGACAGGTTTCCCCCGTCATTCCTCACGACTACCAG GACTCCTGTTTGCCGGTGGCGGTGTTCGTTTGGGACGTGGAGAACAAGAATGACTTCGCTCTGGACGTCACCATCATGTTCACGATGGTCAATGGGTCCGGGCACAAGGACGACAAAGGTGGGGGCCACTGGAATGAACCATTTCATCTTGAAAAGGAGGGGGAGGCTGTGTCTGGGGTGTTACTGCATCATTCCTCAGCAGTGAACCCTTACACTTTATGCATCGCAGCTCAAGAGCAG ccaaaCAGGGAAGTCAGCCATCAAACTGCGTTCAGTCCAAAGGGAACCTGCTGTGGCTTGTGGAGCGACCTAATCACTGACGGACGCCTGGACTCTCCCGCGG GCTCCAGTCCACCGACACCCAAAGGAGAGAAGGTGGCTGCGGCGCTGGCTGTTGGCTGCTCCGTGTTGCCTCAGCGCAGAAACACCCTGGAGTTCTGTCTGGCGTGGGACATGCCCAAAATCACCTTTGGGTCTCGAGAGACGCAGCACCACAG GCGCTACACTCGTTACTTTGGGAGCGAAGGGGACGCGTCGCCCTCGCTCAGTCACTACGCCCTGGCGCACTACAAAGTCTGGGAGGAGAAGATCGAGGAGTGGCAAGCAAGCGTACTGCGGGACAG TTCCCTCCCCTCCTGGTACAAGTCGGCTTTGTTCAACGAGCTGTACTACGTGGCCGACGGGGGGACGGTATGGACGGAGCTCCGCGAGGACGCCGACGTCAGCGGCGGCGTGCGCGGCGAAGACGGCGGCCTGCCCGCTCAGCCGGCGGTCATCAAAGAGTACGGCCGCTTCGCCTACCTCGAAG gtCAAGAGTACAGAATGTACAACACGTACGACGTGCACTTCTATGCTTCTTTTGCACTTATCATGCTTTGGCCCAAACTTGCCTTGAGTATGCAATATGACATTG CCGGCAGTGTCGTTCAGCAGGATTTAACAGAGAGGTTGCATCTGATGAGCGGCAAGTACGCCGCGGTCAAGGCAAAAAATGTGGTGCCTCACGACATTGGAGATCCAG ACGACGAGCCGTGGCAAAGAGTGAACGCCTATCTCATTCATGACACCGCCTTCTGGAAGGACTTGAACCTAAAATTTGTCCTGCAGGTCTACAGGGACTATCACCTGACCCAGGACGAGCAGTATCTGCGGGACATGTGGCCCATCTGCCAG TATTCCCTGCGCTCGCTCCGCCAGGCGGTGATGGAGTCGGAACTCGAGTTCGACCTCGACGGAGACGGCCTGATCGAGAACTCTGGCTTTCCTGACCAGACTTATGACGGCTGGACAGTAACTGGACCGAG TGCGTACTGTGGCGGGCTGTGGCTGGCCTCCTTGTGCGTTATGTGCAAAATGGCCAGCCTGCTCGACAACCAAGCGGCGGCGCAACAGCGCTATCGAGACATCTTGGACAGAGGCAGCGTCGCTTTTGATAAACTACTGTGGAACG GAAAGTACTACAACTACGACAGCAGTGAGCGAGACCTCTCGAACAGCGTCATGTCCGACCAGTGTGCCGGCCACTGGTTCCTGAGGGCGTCTGGCCTCGGAGAAGGAGACTTCCAG GTTTTTCCCAGAGAAAACATCCGGGCCGCACTCCAAACCGTTTTCGACTTGAACGTGATGAGCTTCGCCGGCGGTCAGATGGGCGCCGTCAACGGCATGCGGCCCGAGGGCGCGGTGGACCGCTCCAGCGTCCAGTCCGACGAGGTTTGGATCGGCGTGGTTTACGGACTGGCGGCCACCATGATCCACGAG GGTATGCTGTCTGAAGGGATGCGCACGGCGGAGGGCTGCTACCGAGTGGTGTGGGAGAGGCTGGGCATGGCCTTCCAGACGCCAGAAGCTTACTGCGAGAAGGCCATCTACCGCTCGCTGGCGTACATGAGGCCGCTCAGCATTTGGGCCATGCAGCTGGCTCTCAGCCGCTCGCGTGATGATCGCCAGGCGGGGGGCGGAGAAGGTGCAAGTCAATGA
- the gba2 gene encoding non-lysosomal glucosylceramidase isoform X2 codes for MAEDWGERSTAELMSRYLPKEMGHGVPLAGWRICLAHEFKEKRRPFQAKDVSLANIVEHTGLGIRYLKWWYKKTQVERKAPFIDMFRAQPLRQIYGAPLGGIGGGTITRGWRGEFCRWQLTPGMYQYKTVAANQFTVCLRRGGQTVYQQVLSVERPPTLQGWNWGFCGEYAFYHALYPRAWTVYHLPGQNVTLTCRQVSPVIPHDYQDSCLPVAVFVWDVENKNDFALDVTIMFTMVNGSGHKDDKGGGHWNEPFHLEKEGEAVSGVLLHHSSAVNPYTLCIAAQEQPNREVSHQTAFSPKGTCCGLWSDLITDGRLDSPAGSSPPTPKGEKVAAALAVGCSVLPQRRNTLEFCLAWDMPKITFGSRETQHHRRYTRYFGSEGDASPSLSHYALAHYKVWEEKIEEWQASVLRDSSLPSWYKSALFNELYYVADGGTVWTELREDADVSGGVRGEDGGLPAQPAVIKEYGRFAYLEGQEYRMYNTYDVHFYASFALIMLWPKLALSMQYDIAGSVVQQDLTERLHLMSGKYAAVKAKNVVPHDIGDPDDEPWQRVNAYLIHDTAFWKDLNLKFVLQVYRDYHLTQDEQYLRDMWPICQAVMESELEFDLDGDGLIENSGFPDQTYDGWTVTGPSAYCGGLWLASLCVMCKMASLLDNQAAAQQRYRDILDRGSVAFDKLLWNGKYYNYDSSERDLSNSVMSDQCAGHWFLRASGLGEGDFQVFPRENIRAALQTVFDLNVMSFAGGQMGAVNGMRPEGAVDRSSVQSDEVWIGVVYGLAATMIHEGMLSEGMRTAEGCYRVVWERLGMAFQTPEAYCEKAIYRSLAYMRPLSIWAMQLALSRSRDDRQAGGGEGASQ; via the exons ATGGCTGAAGATTGGGGGGAGAGATCCACAGCGGAGCTCATGAGCAGGTACCTGCCCAAGGAAATGGGGCACGGGGTACCCCTGGCTGGGTGGCGCATCTGCTTGGCCCATGAGTTCAAGGAGAAGAGGAGGCCTTTTCAGGCAAAGGATGTGTCCCTGGCGAACATTGTGGAGCACACTGGCCTTGGAATCAG GTATTTAAAATGGTGGTACAAGAAGACGCAGGTAGAAAGGAAGGCGCCGTTCATCGACATGTTTCGCGCACAGCCTTTGCGGCAGATATACG GTGCCCCCCTCGGCGGTATCGGAGGAGGGACTATCACCAGAGGTTGGAGGGGGGAGTTTTGTCGGTGGCAGCTCACCCCCGGGATGTATCAGTACAAGACTGTCGCAGCTAATCAG TTTACCGTGTGTTTGCGTCGCGGGGGGCAAACGGTTTACCAGCAGGTGCTCTCGGTCGAGCGCCCGCCGACGCTGCAAGGCTGGAACTGGGGGTTCTGCGGCGAGTATGCCTTCTATCACGCCCTGTACCCCCGCGCCTGGACCGTCTACCACCTGCCGGGGCAAAACGTCACGCTCACTTGCAGACAGGTTTCCCCCGTCATTCCTCACGACTACCAG GACTCCTGTTTGCCGGTGGCGGTGTTCGTTTGGGACGTGGAGAACAAGAATGACTTCGCTCTGGACGTCACCATCATGTTCACGATGGTCAATGGGTCCGGGCACAAGGACGACAAAGGTGGGGGCCACTGGAATGAACCATTTCATCTTGAAAAGGAGGGGGAGGCTGTGTCTGGGGTGTTACTGCATCATTCCTCAGCAGTGAACCCTTACACTTTATGCATCGCAGCTCAAGAGCAG ccaaaCAGGGAAGTCAGCCATCAAACTGCGTTCAGTCCAAAGGGAACCTGCTGTGGCTTGTGGAGCGACCTAATCACTGACGGACGCCTGGACTCTCCCGCGG GCTCCAGTCCACCGACACCCAAAGGAGAGAAGGTGGCTGCGGCGCTGGCTGTTGGCTGCTCCGTGTTGCCTCAGCGCAGAAACACCCTGGAGTTCTGTCTGGCGTGGGACATGCCCAAAATCACCTTTGGGTCTCGAGAGACGCAGCACCACAG GCGCTACACTCGTTACTTTGGGAGCGAAGGGGACGCGTCGCCCTCGCTCAGTCACTACGCCCTGGCGCACTACAAAGTCTGGGAGGAGAAGATCGAGGAGTGGCAAGCAAGCGTACTGCGGGACAG TTCCCTCCCCTCCTGGTACAAGTCGGCTTTGTTCAACGAGCTGTACTACGTGGCCGACGGGGGGACGGTATGGACGGAGCTCCGCGAGGACGCCGACGTCAGCGGCGGCGTGCGCGGCGAAGACGGCGGCCTGCCCGCTCAGCCGGCGGTCATCAAAGAGTACGGCCGCTTCGCCTACCTCGAAG gtCAAGAGTACAGAATGTACAACACGTACGACGTGCACTTCTATGCTTCTTTTGCACTTATCATGCTTTGGCCCAAACTTGCCTTGAGTATGCAATATGACATTG CCGGCAGTGTCGTTCAGCAGGATTTAACAGAGAGGTTGCATCTGATGAGCGGCAAGTACGCCGCGGTCAAGGCAAAAAATGTGGTGCCTCACGACATTGGAGATCCAG ACGACGAGCCGTGGCAAAGAGTGAACGCCTATCTCATTCATGACACCGCCTTCTGGAAGGACTTGAACCTAAAATTTGTCCTGCAGGTCTACAGGGACTATCACCTGACCCAGGACGAGCAGTATCTGCGGGACATGTGGCCCATCTGCCAG GCGGTGATGGAGTCGGAACTCGAGTTCGACCTCGACGGAGACGGCCTGATCGAGAACTCTGGCTTTCCTGACCAGACTTATGACGGCTGGACAGTAACTGGACCGAG TGCGTACTGTGGCGGGCTGTGGCTGGCCTCCTTGTGCGTTATGTGCAAAATGGCCAGCCTGCTCGACAACCAAGCGGCGGCGCAACAGCGCTATCGAGACATCTTGGACAGAGGCAGCGTCGCTTTTGATAAACTACTGTGGAACG GAAAGTACTACAACTACGACAGCAGTGAGCGAGACCTCTCGAACAGCGTCATGTCCGACCAGTGTGCCGGCCACTGGTTCCTGAGGGCGTCTGGCCTCGGAGAAGGAGACTTCCAG GTTTTTCCCAGAGAAAACATCCGGGCCGCACTCCAAACCGTTTTCGACTTGAACGTGATGAGCTTCGCCGGCGGTCAGATGGGCGCCGTCAACGGCATGCGGCCCGAGGGCGCGGTGGACCGCTCCAGCGTCCAGTCCGACGAGGTTTGGATCGGCGTGGTTTACGGACTGGCGGCCACCATGATCCACGAG GGTATGCTGTCTGAAGGGATGCGCACGGCGGAGGGCTGCTACCGAGTGGTGTGGGAGAGGCTGGGCATGGCCTTCCAGACGCCAGAAGCTTACTGCGAGAAGGCCATCTACCGCTCGCTGGCGTACATGAGGCCGCTCAGCATTTGGGCCATGCAGCTGGCTCTCAGCCGCTCGCGTGATGATCGCCAGGCGGGGGGCGGAGAAGGTGCAAGTCAATGA
- the rgp1 gene encoding RAB6A-GEF complex partner protein 2 isoform X1 — MEMIEVVASMARGPVFLAGELMECLITFRNPMTHFSTSGSSEMLAWASAQIHCQFHASESRVSLPSRGNKQDVQVDSETVLIPSRGERGQCVLDTPPKILFCDLCLDPGESKTYSYSEVVPADGPPSFRGQAVKYVYKLTIGCQRVNSPIKLLRVPFRVLVLQGMPEPTFTQDEEVSPSNPFLEEEEASRRDARPLERALDMLMISTSRRCPHMFNITNMRGKVAMFCIFKTLYRLGEDIIGTFNFSEGDIPCLQYSVSLQSEEEIRQEYQRRPGQPFSVTGHGRHLESCLHTASSHFSLPVPLNVTPGFGTDIVILRWRLHFEFVTARDPAEPPVVLQNESKATVWAGAEHVEVDTFSWDLPIKILPTNPALASYESQFTGTNSINI; from the exons ATGGAG ATGATCGAGGTGGTGGCCTCGATGGCTCGCGGTCCTGTATTTCTGGCCGGGGAGCTGATGGAGTGTCTCATCACTTTCAGGAACCCCATGACCCACTTTTCCACCTCTGGGAGCAG TGAGATGTTGGCGTGGGCCAGTGCTCAGATCCACTGCCAGTTTCACGCCAGCGAGAGCAGAGTGAGTCTGCCAAGCCGGGGAAACAAGCAAGACGTCCAGGTCGACAGCGAGACGGTCCTCATTCCGAGCAGAG GTGAACGAGGCCAATGTGTTTTGGACACGCCACCCAAGATCCTGTTCTGTGACCTGTGTCTAGATCCAGGAGAGAGCAAAACTT ATTCATACAGCGAAGTCGTACCCGCCGACGGTCCCCCCAGTTTCCGCGGCCAGGCCGTGAAGTACGTCTACAAACTGACCATCGGCTGTCAAAGGGTCAACTCTCCCATCAAACTTCTCAGAGTGCCCTTCCGGGTTTTAGTTCTGCAGG GCATGCCGGAACCCACGTTTACTCAGGACGAGGAAGTTTCCCCGTCGAACCCGTtcctggaggaagaggaagccaGTCGGAGGGACGCGCGGCCTTTGGAGAGGGCGCTCGACATGCTCATGATTTCCACGTCGAGGCGCTGCCCGC ACATGTTCAACATCACCAATATGCGAGGGAAAGTGGCAATGTTTTGCATCTTCAAGACTCTGTACAGGCTCGGAGAGGACATCATCGGCACGTTCAATTTCTCCGAGGGTGACATTCCCTGCTTGCAG TATTCCGTGAGCCTCCAGAGCGAAGAGGAGATACGgcaggagtaccagcggcgcCCCGGCCAGCCTTTCAGTGTGACCGGTCACGGACGTCACCTGGAATCGTGCCTGCACACGGCGTCGAGCCATTTCTCCCTCCCCGTCCCGCTCAACGTCACGCCGGGCTTCGGCACGGACATCG TGATCTTGAGGTGGCGGCTGCACTTTGAATTTGTCACCGCTCGGGACCCCGCCGAGCCGCCCGTCGTGCTCCAGAACGAGTCCAAGGCGACGGTGTGGGCCGGCGCCGAGCACGTCGAGGTCGACACCTTCAGCTGGGACTTGCCCATCAAGATCCTGCCCACCAACCCGGCCTTGGCATCCTATGAGTCGCAGTTCACGGGCACCAACAGCATTAACATTTGA
- the rgp1 gene encoding RAB6A-GEF complex partner protein 2 isoform X2, whose amino-acid sequence MIEVVASMARGPVFLAGELMECLITFRNPMTHFSTSGSSEMLAWASAQIHCQFHASESRVSLPSRGNKQDVQVDSETVLIPSRGERGQCVLDTPPKILFCDLCLDPGESKTYSYSEVVPADGPPSFRGQAVKYVYKLTIGCQRVNSPIKLLRVPFRVLVLQGMPEPTFTQDEEVSPSNPFLEEEEASRRDARPLERALDMLMISTSRRCPHMFNITNMRGKVAMFCIFKTLYRLGEDIIGTFNFSEGDIPCLQYSVSLQSEEEIRQEYQRRPGQPFSVTGHGRHLESCLHTASSHFSLPVPLNVTPGFGTDIVILRWRLHFEFVTARDPAEPPVVLQNESKATVWAGAEHVEVDTFSWDLPIKILPTNPALASYESQFTGTNSINI is encoded by the exons ATGATCGAGGTGGTGGCCTCGATGGCTCGCGGTCCTGTATTTCTGGCCGGGGAGCTGATGGAGTGTCTCATCACTTTCAGGAACCCCATGACCCACTTTTCCACCTCTGGGAGCAG TGAGATGTTGGCGTGGGCCAGTGCTCAGATCCACTGCCAGTTTCACGCCAGCGAGAGCAGAGTGAGTCTGCCAAGCCGGGGAAACAAGCAAGACGTCCAGGTCGACAGCGAGACGGTCCTCATTCCGAGCAGAG GTGAACGAGGCCAATGTGTTTTGGACACGCCACCCAAGATCCTGTTCTGTGACCTGTGTCTAGATCCAGGAGAGAGCAAAACTT ATTCATACAGCGAAGTCGTACCCGCCGACGGTCCCCCCAGTTTCCGCGGCCAGGCCGTGAAGTACGTCTACAAACTGACCATCGGCTGTCAAAGGGTCAACTCTCCCATCAAACTTCTCAGAGTGCCCTTCCGGGTTTTAGTTCTGCAGG GCATGCCGGAACCCACGTTTACTCAGGACGAGGAAGTTTCCCCGTCGAACCCGTtcctggaggaagaggaagccaGTCGGAGGGACGCGCGGCCTTTGGAGAGGGCGCTCGACATGCTCATGATTTCCACGTCGAGGCGCTGCCCGC ACATGTTCAACATCACCAATATGCGAGGGAAAGTGGCAATGTTTTGCATCTTCAAGACTCTGTACAGGCTCGGAGAGGACATCATCGGCACGTTCAATTTCTCCGAGGGTGACATTCCCTGCTTGCAG TATTCCGTGAGCCTCCAGAGCGAAGAGGAGATACGgcaggagtaccagcggcgcCCCGGCCAGCCTTTCAGTGTGACCGGTCACGGACGTCACCTGGAATCGTGCCTGCACACGGCGTCGAGCCATTTCTCCCTCCCCGTCCCGCTCAACGTCACGCCGGGCTTCGGCACGGACATCG TGATCTTGAGGTGGCGGCTGCACTTTGAATTTGTCACCGCTCGGGACCCCGCCGAGCCGCCCGTCGTGCTCCAGAACGAGTCCAAGGCGACGGTGTGGGCCGGCGCCGAGCACGTCGAGGTCGACACCTTCAGCTGGGACTTGCCCATCAAGATCCTGCCCACCAACCCGGCCTTGGCATCCTATGAGTCGCAGTTCACGGGCACCAACAGCATTAACATTTGA
- the pik3c3 gene encoding phosphatidylinositol 3-kinase catalytic subunit type 3 — protein MDTDSFNYVYSCDLDINVHLKIGSLEGKREQKSYKALLEDPMLRFSGLYQEHCSDLYVTCQVFAEGKPLALPVRTSYKAFSTRWNWNEWLRLPLKYPDLPQSAQVALTVWDIYGPGRAVPIGGTTVTLFGKHGMFRQGMHDLKVWPGVEGDGAEATATPGRTSNSLTEDQMGRLAKLTKAHRQGHMVKVDWLDRLTFREIEMINESEKRSSNFMYLMVEFPRVKMNDREYSIVYYEKDGDDPATVLPSSEIVKVPDPQMGMENLVESKHHKLARSLRSGPSDHDLKPNAATRDQLNIIVSYPPTKQLSSEEEDLVWKFRYYLTTQEKALTKFLKCVNWDLPQEAKQALELLGKWRPMDVEDSLELLSSQFANPSVRRYAVARLRQADDEDLLMYLLQLVQALKYENFSDIQGGLEPGSKRDSQGLSDDSALDSSQILAVASGALAAQQKGKEGADGDSIEQDLCTFLISRACKNSTLANYLYWYVIVECEDQDTQQRDPKTHEMYLNVMRRFSQALLKGDKSVRVMRSLLATQQTFVDRLVQLMKAVQRESGNRKKKTERLQALLADNEKVYLSEIEPIPLPLEPQIRIRGIVPETATLFKSALMPAKLIFKTEDGTTYPVIFKHGDDLRQDQLILQIISLMDKLLRKENLDLKLTPYKVLATSTKHGFMQFVQSVPVAEVLATEGNIQSFFRKHAPNEKGPYGISSEVMDTYVKSCAGYCVITYILGVGDRHLDNLLLTKTGKLFHIDFGYILGRDPKPLPPPMKLSKEMVEGMGGMQSEQYQEFRKQCYTAFLHLRRYSNLILNLFSLMVDANIPDIALEPDKTVKKVQDKFRLDLSDEEAVHYMQSLIDESVGALFAAVVEQIHKFAQYWRR, from the exons ATGGACACGGATTCGTTCAATTATGTTTATAGCTGCGATCTGGACATCAATGTGCATCTCAAAAT AGGGAGTTTGGAAGGCAAGCGTGAGCAGAAGAGCTACAAAGCCCTGCTGGAGGATCCCATGCTGCGCTTTTCAGGTCTCTACCAGGAGCACTGTTCAGATCTGTACGTCACCTGCCAAGTGTTTGCCGAAGGGAAGCCTCTGGCCCTGCCGGTTCGCACCTCCTACAAGGCCTTCAGCACGCGGTGGAA TTGGAATGAGTGGCTGCGACTGCCGCTCAAGTACCCGGACTTGCCCCAGAGCGCCCAAGTGGCCCTCACGGTGTGGGACATCTACGGCCCCGGTCGGGCCGTCCCCATCGGGGGTACCACGGTCACCCTGTTTGGCAAACACGG AATGTTCAGACAAGGAATGCACGACCTCAAGGTTTGGCCAGGTGTGGAGGGCGACGGCGCAGAGGCCACCGCCACGCCGGGACGCACCAGCAACAGTCTGACCGAGGACCAGATGGGCAGACTAGCCAAG CTGACCAAGGCCCATCGGCAGGGCCACATGGTGAAGGTGGACTGGCTGGACCGCTTGACCTTCAGGGAGATCGAGATGATCAACGAG agcGAGAAGCGCAGCTCCAATTTCATGTACCTAATGGTGGAGTTTCCCCGAGTGAAAATGAACGACAGAGAATACAGCATTGTCTACTATGAAAAG GATGGAGACGATCCAGCAACTGTTCTCCCCAGCAGTGAAATCGTCAAAGTTCCCGACCCGCAGATGGGGATG GAGAATCTGGTGGAGAGCAAGCATCACAAACTGGCCCGTAGCCTGCGCAGCGGGCCGTCCGACCACGACCTGAAGCCCAACGCGGCGACGCGGGACCAGCTCAAT ATCATCGTGAGCTACCCTCCGACCAAGCAGCTGAGCTCAGAAGAGGAGGACCTGGTGTGGAAGTTCCGATACTATCTCACCACTCAGGAAAAA GCGCTGACAAAGTTCCTCAAGTGCGTCAACTGGGATCTTCCCCAGGAGGCCAAACAAGCCCTGGAGCTGCTGGGTAAGTGGAGGCCCATGGATGTGGAGGACTCCCTGGAGCTGCTGTCTTCACAGTTCGCCAACCCGTCGGTGCGACGCTACGCCGTGGCGCGGCTGCGGCAGGCGGACGACGAG GACCTGCTCATGTATCTTCTCCAGCTGGTCCAGGCGCTCAAGTATGAGAACTTCAGCGATATCCAAGGAGGCCTGGAGCCGGGCAGCAAGAGAGACAGCCAGGGGCTTTCAGATGATTCCGCACTGGACAG TTCGCAGATCCTGGCGGTCGCATCTGGAGCCCTCGCCGCCCAGCAGAAAGGCAAAGAAGGAGCAGATGGCGACAGTATCGAG caagaCCTGTGTACATTTCTCATCTCACGCGCTTGCAAGAACTCGACACTGGCCAACTACTTGTACTG GTACGTGATCGTGGAGTGCGAGGACCAGGACACACAGCAGAGGGACCCCAAGACCCACGAGATGTACCTCAACGTCATGAGGAGGTTCAGCCAGGCTCTGCTTAAG GGCGATAAGAGCGTGAGGGTGATGCGCTCGCTGCTCGCCACCCAGCAGACCTTCGTGGACCGCCTCGTGCAGTTGATGAAGGCCGTGCAGAGGGAGAGCGGCAATCGCAAGAAGAAG ACGGAGCGGCTGCAGGCGCTCCTGGCCGACAACGAGAAGGTGTACCTCTCGGAAATCGAGCCCATCCCGCTGCCGCTGGAGCCTCAGATCCGGATCCGAGGCATCGTCCCCGAGACGGCGACGCTCTTCAAG AGCGCGCTGATGCCCGCCAAACTGATCTTCAAAACGGAGGACGGCACCACCTACCCGGTGATCTTCAAACATGGCGACGACCTGAGGCAGGATCAACTCATCCTCCAGATCATCTCGCTCATGGATAAA TTGTTAAGGAAAGAGAACCTGGACCTGAAGCTGACACCTTACAAAGTCTTAGCCACCAGCACCAAGCACG GTTTCATGCAGTTTGTCCAGTCGGTCCCGGTTGCCGAAGTCCTGGCGACTGAAGGCAACATTCAG AGCTTCTTCAGGAAGCACGCGCCGAATGAGAAGGGGCCGTACGGCATCAGCTCCGAAGTGATGGACACCTACGTGAAGAGCTGCG CTGGTTACTGCGTCATCACTTACATCCTGGGTGTAGGAGACCGACATCTGGACAATCTGCTCCTGACCAAGACTG GGAAACTCTTCCATATCGACTTTGGCTACATCCTGGGCCGCGATCCCAAGCCGCTTCCGCCGCCCATGAAGCTGAGCAAGGAGATGGTGGAGGGGATGGGGGGCATGCAGAGCGAGCAGTACCAGGAATTCCGGAAGCAGTGCTACACGGCATTCCTGCACCTCCGCAGGTACTCCAACCTGATCctcaatctcttctccctgatgGTGGACGCCAATATTCCCGACATCGCCCTGGAGCCGGACAAGACGGTCAAGAAGGTGCAAGACAAGTTCAGGCTGGACCTGTCAGACGAGGAGGCCGTCCATTACATGCAAAGTCTAATCGACGAGAGCGTTGGTGCCCTGTTCGCCGCCGTGGTCGAACAGATTCACAAGTTTGCTCAA TACTGGCGTCGGTGA